In a single window of the Prevotella melaninogenica genome:
- the porU gene encoding type IX secretion system sortase PorU — translation MTKEINKLMTKRSAILCFILLLVCINLSAQQQRFFNLTVKDVTIDSVLPQFRYAIPVGEQYTDSIYELEIRYPEFIDMDKADIERYNALTAIVPPTLPEIHQQMTVERKRGVLEISLTPIVQHNGKKQFLVSFMIALTSRPKKIKTKALATRAGGVTASPVANRYVDHSVLASGKWAKIRVPANGVYQLTNELIRRAGFSNIDKVKIYGYGGNLQKEVLTADYITSHDDLKEVPTYNSNGRRLFYAHGPVSWENNTSVKRIRNPYSNYGYYFLTEDNNSAPATVSDSTTFLNSFYPSAGDYHSLHEVDNFSWYHGGRNLFEETPLKLNEGKVFALANKARATSAKLTVAVTTGTYNSIVKVEANGQRLGDIRVTPQESFDKGYEEVRTYTLNTLHAVDSIKLTTISGGPARLDYLIMTYPTPAPAPSLKASFPAPEYVYNITNQDLHAHEPVNMVIIIPTSQKLLKQAERLADFHRTHDNISVRIVPADELYNEFSSGTPDAMAYRRYMKMLYDRATSNNLPQSLLLFGDCVWDNRMVTSACRNLNPDDYLLAYESENSFSETDCYVNDGWFTLMDDGEGGDLLRRDKEDLGVGRFPVTDISDAKILVDKTINYAENKNGGSWENVLMFMGDDGNNNLHMHDVNETAETIMGLYPSYQVKKVMWDAYTRTSSATGHSYPEVSTIIKQQQAQGALIMDYAGHGKEDQISHEAVLRLNDYANFTNANLPLWITASCDIMPYDGTIPTIGEAAMLNKKGGSVAFWGTTRTVYAYYNKAINTAFLKHILSFTNGKPTTLGEAQRLAKCELINSNSDLTPNKLQYALLGDPALALNLPTLEVKVETINGQTPSTTGSVVLKGGSVVTVKGYIAKNGSKQSDFKGLLTATVRDTKELITCKKQEDTSVRAFQYYDRQKVLYNGTDSIKNGEFTFTFAVPRDINYAAGTGLMNLSAINDSHTLMAQGHEEGFTIDGSEIVYNDSIGPSIYAYLNSPSFVNGGEVNSTPYFFAQITDKDGINASGNGIGHDMQLTIDGKLIQTYILNDNFRYDFGSYTSGTTGFSLPELSEGPHTLQFRAWDIQNNPSTVTLQFKVVKGLAPEIYSVNASKNPAKTETTFIVTHNYIGSDVDIDIEVFDMSGRLLWHRSETGVASGNAITANWDLTVENGARLQTGVYLYRVRLSSNGATKVSKAKKLIILDNK, via the coding sequence ATGACGAAAGAAATCAATAAGCTGATGACGAAACGCTCAGCAATACTCTGCTTCATACTACTGTTGGTTTGTATCAATCTATCAGCTCAACAGCAAAGATTCTTTAACCTAACAGTTAAAGATGTGACAATAGACTCAGTATTGCCACAGTTCCGCTATGCTATCCCTGTAGGTGAGCAATATACTGACTCTATCTACGAATTGGAGATACGCTACCCTGAGTTCATTGACATGGACAAGGCGGATATTGAGAGATATAACGCACTGACTGCTATCGTCCCCCCAACACTCCCAGAGATACATCAGCAGATGACTGTAGAACGCAAACGTGGTGTCTTAGAGATATCCCTGACACCAATTGTTCAGCACAATGGTAAGAAGCAGTTCCTCGTTAGTTTCATGATAGCCCTTACATCGCGTCCTAAGAAGATAAAGACAAAAGCCCTTGCTACTCGTGCTGGAGGTGTAACGGCATCTCCAGTAGCTAATCGCTATGTAGACCACTCTGTTCTTGCCAGCGGAAAATGGGCAAAGATACGTGTTCCAGCTAATGGCGTCTATCAATTAACCAATGAACTTATCCGTCGTGCAGGTTTCTCTAACATTGACAAAGTAAAAATCTATGGCTATGGAGGTAACTTACAGAAGGAGGTCCTAACAGCTGATTACATTACTTCACATGATGATTTAAAGGAAGTTCCGACCTATAACAGCAACGGCAGACGACTCTTCTACGCACATGGTCCTGTTAGCTGGGAAAATAACACATCGGTAAAGAGAATCCGCAACCCTTATTCTAACTATGGTTATTACTTCCTAACAGAAGACAACAACAGTGCTCCTGCAACTGTTTCAGATAGCACAACCTTCCTCAATAGTTTCTATCCATCAGCAGGAGATTATCATAGTTTGCATGAGGTTGATAATTTCAGTTGGTATCATGGAGGTCGAAACCTCTTTGAAGAGACTCCATTAAAACTGAACGAAGGTAAAGTATTCGCTTTAGCAAACAAAGCTCGTGCTACAAGTGCAAAACTCACTGTAGCCGTAACAACAGGTACTTATAATTCTATTGTAAAGGTAGAAGCTAATGGTCAGCGTCTTGGCGACATAAGAGTCACACCACAAGAATCGTTTGACAAAGGATATGAAGAAGTCAGGACCTACACTCTCAACACACTTCATGCCGTTGACAGTATCAAACTGACAACCATATCAGGTGGTCCAGCACGTCTTGACTATCTTATCATGACCTACCCTACTCCTGCGCCAGCACCTTCATTAAAGGCATCTTTCCCTGCTCCTGAATATGTTTACAACATAACCAATCAGGACCTTCATGCTCACGAGCCTGTCAATATGGTAATCATCATACCAACAAGCCAGAAGCTATTGAAGCAAGCAGAACGTTTAGCAGACTTCCATCGTACACACGATAATATTTCAGTACGTATTGTTCCTGCAGACGAACTCTATAATGAGTTCTCCAGTGGAACGCCTGATGCAATGGCTTATCGTCGCTACATGAAGATGCTTTACGACCGTGCTACCAGTAATAATCTTCCACAGTCGCTCCTACTCTTTGGTGACTGCGTATGGGATAATCGTATGGTGACCAGTGCCTGCCGTAACCTTAACCCTGACGACTATCTTCTTGCATACGAGAGTGAAAACTCTTTCAGCGAGACCGATTGCTATGTCAATGATGGTTGGTTTACTTTGATGGACGATGGTGAGGGTGGAGATTTGTTAAGACGTGACAAAGAAGATCTCGGAGTAGGGCGTTTCCCTGTTACAGACATATCAGATGCAAAGATATTAGTTGATAAGACTATCAACTATGCTGAGAACAAAAATGGAGGAAGTTGGGAGAATGTTCTTATGTTCATGGGCGATGATGGTAACAATAATCTCCACATGCACGACGTCAATGAGACGGCAGAAACCATCATGGGACTTTACCCAAGCTATCAGGTTAAGAAAGTTATGTGGGACGCTTATACACGAACGTCTTCAGCAACAGGTCATAGCTACCCAGAGGTAAGCACTATTATTAAGCAGCAACAAGCACAAGGTGCACTTATCATGGATTATGCTGGTCATGGAAAAGAAGACCAGATTTCTCATGAAGCAGTACTCCGTCTCAACGACTATGCTAACTTTACCAACGCTAATCTGCCGCTTTGGATTACTGCCAGTTGTGATATCATGCCATACGATGGTACCATCCCAACTATTGGTGAAGCTGCCATGCTAAACAAGAAAGGTGGCTCAGTAGCTTTCTGGGGTACTACTCGTACGGTATATGCTTACTATAACAAGGCTATCAATACCGCCTTCCTCAAGCATATACTGAGCTTTACAAATGGTAAGCCTACCACATTGGGCGAAGCACAGCGTCTGGCTAAATGCGAGTTGATTAATTCTAATAGCGACCTTACACCTAACAAGCTTCAATATGCCTTATTGGGCGATCCTGCACTCGCATTGAATCTCCCTACATTAGAAGTCAAGGTCGAGACGATCAATGGACAAACACCAAGTACAACGGGCTCTGTTGTACTCAAAGGTGGCTCCGTAGTAACCGTCAAAGGATACATAGCAAAGAACGGCAGTAAGCAAAGTGATTTCAAGGGACTACTCACTGCTACCGTACGTGATACAAAAGAACTTATTACTTGCAAGAAGCAGGAAGATACATCCGTAAGGGCTTTCCAGTATTATGATCGCCAGAAGGTACTCTACAATGGTACAGATAGTATCAAGAATGGTGAGTTTACATTCACCTTTGCTGTACCACGTGACATCAACTATGCAGCAGGTACAGGCTTGATGAATTTATCTGCCATTAACGACAGCCATACCCTTATGGCACAAGGACATGAAGAGGGATTCACTATTGATGGTTCTGAGATTGTGTACAACGACTCTATTGGCCCGTCTATCTATGCTTATCTCAATTCTCCTTCATTTGTCAATGGTGGTGAGGTCAACAGTACCCCTTACTTCTTTGCACAGATAACAGATAAAGATGGTATTAACGCTTCTGGTAATGGTATCGGACATGATATGCAGCTGACCATTGACGGCAAGCTGATACAGACCTATATTCTGAATGATAACTTTCGATACGACTTCGGTAGCTATACCTCTGGAACAACAGGTTTTAGCCTACCAGAGCTTTCAGAAGGACCACACACACTGCAGTTCCGCGCATGGGATATACAGAACAACCCTTCAACCGTCACACTTCAGTTCAAAGTTGTTAAGGGGCTGGCACCAGAAATTTACAGCGTCAATGCCTCTAAAAACCCAGCCAAGACAGAGACAACCTTCATCGTTACACACAACTACATTGGCTCAGATGTGGATATCGACATTGAAGTATTCGATATGAGCGGCCGACTGCTGTGGCACCGTAGTGAGACTGGTGTTGCATCAGGTAATGCCATTACAGCCAACTGGGACCTTACTGTCGAGAATGGAGCAAGACTCCAAACAGGCGTCTATCTCTATCGAGTACGCCTCAGCAGCAATGGTGCTACAAAGGTATCGAAAGCTAAGAAACTGATTATCTTAGACAATAAATAA
- a CDS encoding TlpA disulfide reductase family protein — protein MKHKIGNILAAGFAIVGLAALASCAGEKFHVTGSIANAKDSLLYFEHNGLDGFSTVDSVKLDEKGTFSFSGDKVENPEFYRLRIAGQIINIGIDSTETVDVKATYPQMATDYTVKGSYENEKIKELALKQIDLQARCQTILAERPDLADSIITVLMSDYKQDVSRNYIFKEPMRAYSYFALFQYIVIGNQAHLIFDPSRDVADNKVFGAVATSWDTYYPASKRTQNLHNITIKGMKDERIVKAQNRPVEIEAKELGVVDLPLRDNRGVERHLTDLKGKVVLLDFHVFAAKGSTEYIMQLRELYNKYHDRGLEIYMVSLDDNAHFWKEQVANLPWINVYDDTGISRAYTAPAQSFPIIYLIDRGNNIVKNPSQITNLQQEIESLL, from the coding sequence ATGAAGCATAAAATCGGAAACATTTTGGCGGCAGGCTTTGCGATTGTTGGACTCGCTGCACTGGCAAGTTGTGCGGGAGAAAAGTTCCATGTGACAGGTTCTATTGCAAATGCCAAGGATTCTTTGCTCTATTTCGAGCATAATGGACTCGATGGATTCTCTACTGTTGACTCTGTAAAACTCGATGAAAAGGGAACTTTTTCGTTTTCAGGTGATAAGGTTGAGAACCCTGAGTTTTATCGTCTTCGTATTGCTGGGCAGATTATCAATATTGGTATTGACTCAACAGAGACTGTTGATGTGAAGGCTACTTATCCGCAGATGGCTACCGATTATACAGTGAAGGGTTCCTATGAGAATGAGAAAATCAAGGAATTGGCACTGAAGCAAATTGACTTGCAAGCACGTTGTCAAACAATTCTTGCTGAGCGTCCTGACCTTGCTGACTCAATCATCACCGTGTTGATGAGTGACTATAAGCAGGATGTATCACGCAACTATATCTTTAAGGAACCAATGCGTGCTTATAGCTACTTTGCATTGTTCCAGTATATCGTAATAGGTAATCAGGCACATTTGATCTTTGACCCATCCAGAGATGTGGCAGATAATAAGGTGTTCGGTGCTGTTGCCACCAGTTGGGATACTTATTATCCAGCGTCAAAGCGTACGCAGAACCTCCATAATATTACCATTAAGGGGATGAAGGACGAGCGTATTGTGAAGGCACAGAATAGGCCTGTGGAGATAGAAGCAAAGGAATTGGGGGTTGTTGACCTTCCATTGCGTGACAACCGTGGTGTAGAACGTCATCTGACAGATTTGAAGGGTAAGGTTGTTTTGCTTGACTTCCATGTCTTTGCTGCAAAGGGTTCTACGGAATACATTATGCAGCTACGCGAACTTTACAATAAATATCATGACCGTGGTTTGGAAATCTATATGGTTTCATTAGATGATAATGCCCATTTCTGGAAGGAACAGGTGGCTAATCTGCCATGGATTAATGTTTATGATGATACGGGTATCAGTAGAGCTTATACTGCTCCTGCACAGTCTTTCCCAATCATTTACCTCATTGATCGTGGTAATAACATCGTGAAGAACCCTTCACAGATTACGAATCTTCAGCAAGAGATTGAGAGCTTGTTGTAA
- the ispF gene encoding 2-C-methyl-D-erythritol 2,4-cyclodiphosphate synthase translates to MTDSTQPIPSFRVGMGYDVHKLVEGRDLYLGGIKIEHTLGLLGHSDADVLIHAICDALLGAANMRDIGYHFPDTSAETLDMDSKVILRKTIDLLATKGYRVGNIDATVCAERPKINPHIPAMCKCLSDIIGCDIDAVSIKATTSERMGFVGREDGMAAYAVCMIVKA, encoded by the coding sequence ATGACCGATTCTACTCAACCCATCCCATCGTTCCGTGTCGGAATGGGATACGACGTACACAAACTCGTTGAAGGACGTGACCTATATTTAGGTGGTATCAAGATAGAGCATACACTTGGACTCCTTGGACATAGTGATGCCGACGTACTCATTCATGCTATCTGCGATGCACTACTCGGCGCAGCCAATATGCGTGATATCGGTTATCACTTCCCCGACACCTCTGCTGAAACATTAGACATGGACTCAAAGGTCATTCTTCGTAAGACCATCGATCTCTTGGCAACAAAGGGCTATCGCGTGGGAAACATTGATGCTACGGTATGTGCAGAACGTCCAAAGATAAACCCACATATCCCTGCTATGTGCAAATGCTTATCTGATATTATTGGCTGCGATATCGATGCTGTATCTATTAAAGCTACCACTTCCGAGCGCATGGGATTTGTTGGCCGTGAAGATGGTATGGCTGCATACGCTGTTTGTATGATTGTAAAGGCATAA
- the porV gene encoding type IX secretion system outer membrane channel protein PorV → MINKLRIAILSLTVFASTTAFAQDKKDIFNPVNTSVTSQSIAPDARAAGMGDVGAATDPDVNSQYWNPAKYPFNISRAGVSLNYTPWLRQLVSDIDLAYLAGYYRIGDYSAVSASMRYFSLGEVQMTDGSNMTINPYEMSMDVAYSLMLSEHFSLGAAVRWIYSDLTYNYTDDTAPGSAFAADLSCYYQNYINIGERECQLGLGMNISNIGSKITFGGDNRSEFIPTNLRLGASLMIPIDEFNRFTIAADANKLLVPTYPKRQADETQVDYDNRLQKEYYDVSSISGIFKSFGDAPNGASEELQEIQWSLGAEYTYNDKFSLRAGYHHESENKGNRKYFTVGAGFKMNVFALDAGYVIATAKNNPLDQTLRFSLSFDMDGIKDLFKRR, encoded by the coding sequence ATGATTAATAAGCTTCGTATAGCCATCCTCTCACTGACGGTATTTGCTTCGACTACCGCTTTCGCTCAGGATAAGAAAGACATTTTTAACCCTGTCAACACATCTGTTACCTCACAGTCTATCGCTCCTGACGCACGTGCTGCAGGTATGGGTGACGTTGGTGCAGCCACCGACCCAGATGTGAACTCACAGTATTGGAATCCAGCTAAATACCCTTTTAATATTTCTCGTGCTGGTGTTTCATTGAACTATACTCCTTGGCTCCGCCAGTTGGTGAGCGACATTGATTTGGCTTACCTTGCAGGTTACTATCGTATCGGTGATTATAGTGCTGTATCTGCCTCAATGCGTTACTTCTCTTTGGGTGAGGTACAGATGACAGACGGCTCTAATATGACCATTAACCCTTACGAGATGTCAATGGACGTGGCCTACTCTCTGATGTTGAGTGAACATTTCTCATTAGGTGCTGCTGTACGTTGGATATACTCAGACCTTACCTATAATTATACAGATGATACCGCACCAGGTTCTGCCTTTGCAGCCGACTTGTCTTGCTATTATCAGAACTATATCAATATCGGTGAGCGTGAGTGCCAGTTGGGCTTAGGTATGAATATCTCTAACATTGGTTCGAAGATTACCTTCGGTGGTGATAATCGCTCTGAATTCATCCCAACCAACCTACGTTTAGGTGCTTCCTTGATGATTCCTATCGATGAATTCAATCGTTTTACCATTGCTGCTGATGCTAACAAACTATTGGTTCCTACCTATCCAAAGCGTCAGGCTGATGAAACACAAGTAGACTATGATAACCGTCTTCAGAAGGAATACTATGACGTATCTTCTATCTCTGGTATCTTCAAGAGCTTTGGTGATGCACCTAATGGTGCTTCTGAAGAGTTACAGGAGATTCAGTGGAGCTTAGGTGCAGAATATACCTATAATGATAAGTTTTCACTCCGCGCTGGTTACCACCACGAAAGCGAGAACAAAGGTAACCGCAAGTACTTCACTGTAGGTGCAGGCTTCAAGATGAATGTATTTGCATTAGATGCTGGCTATGTCATAGCAACGGCTAAGAACAACCCACTTGATCAGACCCTCCGTTTCTCTCTCTCGTTTGATATGGATGGTATCAAGGATTTGTTTAAGAGGAGGTAA